The following coding sequences are from one Eleginops maclovinus isolate JMC-PN-2008 ecotype Puerto Natales chromosome 11, JC_Emac_rtc_rv5, whole genome shotgun sequence window:
- the LOC134871623 gene encoding uncharacterized protein LOC134871623, with translation MSDISKEQWNVNLNDILEGLLRPQYEQMKERLRGFPQDLKEGTSSAKMPETLIEFYGTEGSILEMERVMKEIQMKHIYILSLLTPFVQQVRINQQQEKKRRREEEPEEGSSTAADQLKSSPPGKKLKASDSQEGNAPWKKSILDLKSSGILSKEAIVAKVVKKSDLRKYDTQTKKGRFCFYLGVADETGSIKLMVYGKDLHSQIKEGSSYNFRNIIKDEGYVKVNSASKVSITKPVTVPEELQREAGRLVFPESQLLSLKDVKSSRPQTDVSVEGTVTEIEPVVKTKVHHKEKKTNKQTFRLRQAAEEISVSMWDEAVKLSRDVSVGDVFRLTNMKTKEYYGEVSLNSTKFTRLTKVHSVGVQEVTLQITGIKKATLKETQLEVDLSKKLQTLIVASRVLAKALNLQLKKGFDDNILKRIPLTVNAGIQGNRIIRITV, from the exons ATGTCAGATATCTCAAAGGAACAGTGGAATGTTAATCTGAACGACATCCTGGAGGGTCTGTTGAGACCACAGTATGAACAAATGAAGGAACGTCTGAGGGGCTTCCCTCAGGACCTGAAGGAGGGCACGTCCAGTGCAAAGATGCCTGAAACACTCATTGAGTTCTACGGGACAGAAGGGTCTATCTTGGAGATGGAGAGGGTGATGAAAGAGATCCAGATGAAACATATCTATATCCTGAGTCTGCTGACACCCTTCGTTCAGCAAGTGAGGATCAACCAGCAGCAGG agaagaagaggagacgTGAGGAGGAGCCGGAGGAGGGaagcagcactgcagcag ATCAGCTGAAGAGCAGTCCACCTGGCAAG AAGCTGAAGGCGAGTGACTCCCAGGAGGGGAATGCTCCATGG AAGAAGTCCATCCTTGATCTGAAATCCAGTGGAATTCTTTCTAAAGAAGCAATTGTTGCGAAGGTTGTTAAAAAATCCGACCTGCGTAAGTACGACACCCAGACAAAGAAAGgaaggttttgtttttatctgggCGTCGCTGACGAGACGGGCAGCATCAAACTGATGGTGTACGGAAAAGATCTCCATAGTCAAATCAAAGAGGGGAGCTCCTACAACTTCAGGAACATCATAAAAGACGAGGGATATGTGAAAGTTAACTCGGCGAGCAAAGTGTCCATCACTAAACCCGTCACCGTCCCGGAGGAGCTCCAGAGGGAGGCTGGGAGACTGGTTTTCCCAGAGAGTCAGCTCCTATCCCTTAAAGATGTCAAGTCCTCTCGTCCCCAGACAGACGTAAGCGTGGAAGGGACCGTCACCGAG ATTGAACCCGTGGTCAAAACGAAGGTGCATCACAAGGAGAAGAAGACCAATAAGCAAACGTTCAGACTGAGACAGGCAGCTGAGGAAATCAGCGTCAGCATGTGGGACGAGGCCGTCAAGCTGAGCAGAGACGTTTCAGTGGGAGACGTCTTTCGTCTTACCAACATGAAGACCAAGGAGTACTACGGGGAAGTCTCTCTCAACTCAACTAAATTCACCAGACTCACCAAG GTTCACAGTGTCGGCGTCCAGGAAGTGACCCTCCAGATTACAGGGATCAAGAAAGCCACGCTGAAGGAGACTCAGTTGGAGGTGGATCTATCCAAGAAGCTGCAGACGCTCATCGTGGCTTCTCGAGTTCTGGCGAAAGCGCTCAACCTCCAGCTGAAGAAAGGCTTCGACGATAACATCCTGAAAAGAATTCCCCTCACAGTAAATGCTGGAATACAAGGAAACAGAATCATCAGAATAACGGTGTAA